In Catalinimonas alkaloidigena, a single genomic region encodes these proteins:
- a CDS encoding M1 family metallopeptidase: MHQLVNMRWLVWTLLLISRSGAAQSALDVLNYRVRLTPHLTDQSVRGEVLIRFRITGDVPDSIAFDCGALTLTTATHQAQPLPYSVHDRRVWLAVGDLSPADSLYEVALAYHGTPPAGIRFFPAREQVYTVFSTSQWMVCVDAPDDKATFELALAVPTHWQTVGNGALLRTETLPDGTALHTWRQDAPVSTYLFGFAAGPFQQQTWPAGQTQLRFLTDSLSKAEVRQVFATTGDILHFFEEKAGVPYPDSVYTQVLAAGRVAQEMSSFAVMRESYGPDALADAQAIWLSAHELAHQWWGNGVTCADWAHFWLNEGMANFMTAAYKEHRFGRAAYAQEIEVSRAAYEKVKAAGHDRALVFPDWNHPSADDRTLVYNKGAYVLHLLRQELGDARFWKALRAYTQTYFGQSVTTVEFQRAMERASGRKLQAFFDRWVYHPQN, encoded by the coding sequence ATGCATCAACTCGTAAACATGCGCTGGCTCGTGTGGACGTTGCTCCTGATCAGCCGATCCGGCGCAGCGCAATCGGCACTGGACGTTTTGAATTACCGTGTGCGGCTTACACCCCACCTGACCGACCAGTCGGTACGGGGTGAAGTGCTCATCCGCTTTCGCATCACCGGCGATGTGCCCGATTCCATTGCGTTCGATTGCGGGGCGCTCACCCTAACCACGGCCACCCACCAGGCGCAACCGCTCCCCTATTCGGTGCACGATCGTCGGGTCTGGCTCGCGGTCGGCGATTTATCGCCTGCCGATTCGCTCTACGAAGTGGCCCTGGCGTACCACGGCACTCCGCCGGCGGGCATCCGCTTTTTTCCCGCACGAGAGCAGGTCTACACTGTCTTCTCGACGAGCCAGTGGATGGTGTGTGTCGATGCCCCGGACGACAAAGCGACGTTTGAGTTGGCGCTCGCCGTGCCGACCCATTGGCAAACCGTAGGGAACGGTGCGTTGCTGCGCACAGAAACGCTTCCCGACGGCACGGCGCTGCACACGTGGCGACAGGATGCACCCGTCTCCACGTACCTCTTTGGCTTTGCGGCGGGGCCATTTCAGCAACAAACGTGGCCCGCCGGGCAGACGCAACTCCGGTTTCTGACCGACAGCCTTTCGAAAGCCGAAGTGCGGCAGGTATTTGCCACGACGGGCGACATCCTGCACTTTTTTGAGGAGAAAGCCGGCGTCCCCTACCCCGATTCCGTCTACACGCAGGTGCTCGCGGCCGGGCGCGTGGCGCAGGAGATGAGCAGCTTCGCCGTAATGCGCGAAAGCTACGGCCCCGACGCGCTGGCCGATGCGCAGGCGATCTGGCTCTCGGCGCACGAACTGGCGCACCAGTGGTGGGGCAACGGCGTGACCTGTGCCGACTGGGCCCACTTCTGGCTCAACGAAGGCATGGCCAATTTCATGACGGCGGCTTACAAGGAACATCGCTTCGGGCGGGCGGCCTACGCACAGGAAATTGAGGTCTCGCGCGCAGCGTACGAAAAGGTGAAAGCCGCCGGACACGACCGTGCCCTCGTCTTCCCCGACTGGAACCATCCTTCTGCCGACGACCGGACGCTGGTCTACAACAAAGGCGCGTACGTGCTGCACCTGCTTCGGCAGGAGTTGGGCGATGCGCGGTTCTGGAAAGCCCTGCGGGCGTATACGCAAACTTACTTCGGCCAATCGGTCACCACCGTCGAGTTTCAACGGGCGATGGAAAGGGCCAGCGGGCGGAAGTTGCAGGCCTTTTTCGACCGGTGGGTGTATCATCCACAGAACTAA
- a CDS encoding PadR family transcriptional regulator encodes MLETRLGDFEETLLLLVGILGDDAYAFKISEEFESQTGRSVSIGAVHSTLDRLAKKGFLTSEMGQATAERGGRRKRIYTITAYGRRALETSRDFKLSLWRQYPAFAGMFNFGGQF; translated from the coding sequence ATGCTGGAAACACGATTAGGTGACTTTGAAGAGACCCTGCTGCTGCTGGTCGGCATTCTGGGCGACGATGCGTACGCCTTCAAAATTTCGGAGGAGTTCGAGTCGCAAACCGGCCGATCCGTTTCCATCGGGGCGGTGCATTCAACGCTCGACCGGCTCGCCAAGAAAGGCTTCCTGACGTCGGAAATGGGCCAGGCCACCGCCGAGCGGGGCGGGCGCCGCAAACGCATCTACACCATCACGGCCTACGGGCGACGCGCCCTGGAAACGTCCCGCGACTTCAAACTATCGCTCTGGCGGCAGTATCCGGCCTTCGCCGGTATGTTCAATTTCGGAGGTCAATTCTAA
- a CDS encoding ABC transporter permease, with protein sequence MKPLRPQPPRLAQRFLCWFLRDDLAEEVEGDLEEAFYERLAQTSLFRARLRYWYQVFTYLRPFAIRNSLFTPSTPSAMYQSYFKVGWRNLFRHKGYSFINVGGLAVGMAVALLIGLWSWDEWSFNQHFTHYDRIARVMQNHTFNGEIHTWNSVPMQLGPALREEYGSDFTHVVRSSWTEGHTLAHGETRLTQRGNFMEPGAPDLLSLQMRSGTRNGLADPHSILLSASVAQAFFGEEDPLGQLMQLDNQLDVTVTGVYEDLPASTDFAGVGFITPWKLLEPSLPEWIGWGNSWFQTFVQVADPANLQTVSAKIKNLKRNHVDAEEARYEPEVFLHPMRRWHLYNDFKNGVNTGGMIHFVWLFGIIGVFVLLLACINFMNLSTARSERRAKEVGIRKAIGSVRSQLIAQFFSESLLIVLLAFVLALPLVVLVLPGFNQIADKHLSLPWANGYFWALSLGFIVLTGLLAGSYPALFLSSFNPVRVLKGAGWLGTLHGGRFAALPRKALVVVQFTVSVTLIIGTLIVFRQIQFAKNRPLGYDDDGLIQVPIKTDDIHQHYQALRDELLQTGVVDEVAKTDVSVTSTYVTNSGFTWAGKDPNMTDEFVTLRMTPEFGKMIGWQVLEGRDFSADVPSDTAAFLLNEAAVAYMGLEHPVGEAVRWGDNGTYTVIGVVKNLVTQSPYAPIRPMIFINNPDWTSLVNVKLTPQARPHEALSSLETVFKKYDPVNPFEYQFADEEYAKKFGNEERIGTLASLFAGLAILISCLGLFGLAAYAAERRTKEIGIRKVLGASVSHLWQLLSTDFVGLVLIACLIATPLAYYFLHEWLQGYEYRTELSWWIFAVAGAGALVITLLTVSYQTIKAALVNPVNSLRNE encoded by the coding sequence TTGAAACCGCTTCGTCCACAACCGCCCCGCCTGGCCCAGCGCTTCCTCTGCTGGTTTCTGCGCGACGACCTCGCGGAGGAAGTGGAGGGCGACCTGGAAGAGGCGTTTTACGAGCGACTCGCACAGACGTCGCTTTTCCGCGCACGGCTAAGATATTGGTATCAGGTCTTTACGTACCTCCGGCCGTTCGCGATCCGAAACTCATTGTTCACGCCTTCTACTCCCTCTGCCATGTACCAAAGCTATTTCAAAGTCGGCTGGCGCAACCTCTTCCGCCACAAAGGGTATTCGTTCATCAACGTCGGCGGACTGGCCGTGGGCATGGCCGTCGCGCTGCTGATCGGGCTGTGGAGCTGGGACGAATGGTCGTTCAACCAGCACTTTACCCACTACGACCGGATTGCACGGGTGATGCAAAACCATACGTTCAACGGGGAAATTCATACCTGGAATTCGGTCCCGATGCAACTCGGCCCCGCCCTGCGCGAAGAGTACGGCAGCGACTTCACCCACGTGGTGCGGTCGTCCTGGACGGAGGGCCACACGCTCGCACACGGCGAAACGCGCCTCACCCAGCGAGGCAACTTTATGGAACCCGGCGCGCCCGACCTGCTGTCGCTCCAGATGAGAAGCGGCACCCGTAACGGGCTGGCCGATCCGCATTCCATTCTGCTTTCGGCCTCGGTGGCGCAGGCGTTTTTCGGCGAGGAAGATCCGCTCGGGCAACTCATGCAACTCGATAACCAACTGGACGTGACGGTCACGGGTGTGTACGAAGACCTGCCCGCCAGCACCGATTTTGCCGGCGTGGGCTTCATCACCCCCTGGAAACTGCTTGAGCCGAGCTTGCCCGAATGGATCGGCTGGGGGAATAGTTGGTTTCAAACTTTTGTGCAAGTAGCCGACCCAGCCAATCTCCAGACAGTTTCGGCCAAAATCAAAAATCTCAAACGCAACCATGTCGACGCCGAAGAGGCCCGCTACGAGCCCGAGGTGTTTCTGCATCCGATGCGCCGCTGGCACCTCTACAACGACTTCAAAAACGGGGTCAACACCGGCGGCATGATTCACTTTGTCTGGCTCTTCGGCATCATCGGCGTCTTCGTTTTGCTGCTGGCCTGCATCAACTTCATGAACCTGAGCACGGCCCGTTCCGAGCGTCGGGCCAAAGAAGTGGGCATCCGCAAGGCCATCGGTTCGGTGCGGAGCCAGCTGATCGCCCAGTTCTTCAGCGAGTCGCTGCTGATCGTGCTGCTGGCGTTTGTGCTGGCGCTTCCGCTGGTGGTGCTCGTGTTGCCGGGGTTCAACCAGATCGCCGACAAGCACCTTTCTCTGCCGTGGGCCAACGGCTACTTCTGGGCGCTCAGCCTGGGCTTTATTGTGTTGACCGGTCTGCTGGCCGGGAGTTATCCCGCCCTGTTTCTCTCGTCCTTCAACCCCGTGCGGGTGCTGAAAGGCGCGGGATGGCTCGGTACGTTGCATGGCGGTCGTTTCGCGGCCCTGCCCCGCAAGGCCCTGGTGGTGGTGCAATTCACCGTGTCGGTGACCTTGATCATCGGAACGCTCATCGTGTTCCGGCAGATCCAGTTCGCCAAGAATCGTCCGCTGGGCTACGACGACGACGGACTGATTCAGGTACCCATCAAAACGGACGACATCCACCAACACTACCAGGCGCTCCGCGACGAACTGTTGCAGACGGGCGTGGTGGACGAAGTGGCCAAGACCGACGTGTCTGTCACCAGTACTTACGTGACGAACAGCGGGTTTACGTGGGCGGGGAAAGATCCGAACATGACCGATGAGTTTGTGACCCTGCGCATGACGCCGGAATTCGGGAAGATGATCGGGTGGCAGGTGCTGGAAGGGCGCGACTTTTCGGCCGACGTTCCGTCGGATACGGCGGCGTTTCTTCTCAACGAAGCGGCCGTGGCGTACATGGGGCTGGAGCATCCCGTCGGGGAAGCCGTGCGGTGGGGTGACAACGGGACCTATACGGTCATCGGGGTGGTCAAGAATCTGGTGACCCAGTCGCCCTACGCGCCCATTCGCCCGATGATTTTCATCAACAACCCCGACTGGACTTCACTCGTCAACGTCAAACTCACGCCGCAGGCCCGCCCCCACGAGGCGCTTTCGTCCCTCGAAACCGTCTTCAAAAAATACGATCCGGTCAATCCGTTCGAGTACCAGTTTGCCGATGAGGAGTATGCCAAGAAGTTCGGCAATGAGGAGCGCATCGGCACCCTCGCCTCGCTTTTCGCCGGACTGGCCATCCTCATTTCGTGCCTCGGCCTGTTCGGGTTAGCCGCCTATGCGGCCGAACGCCGTACCAAGGAAATCGGCATTCGCAAGGTGCTGGGCGCTTCGGTGTCGCACCTGTGGCAATTGCTCTCGACCGATTTCGTCGGACTGGTGCTGATTGCCTGCCTGATTGCCACGCCCCTCGCCTACTATTTCCTACACGAATGGCTGCAGGGCTACGAGTACCGCACCGAACTGTCGTGGTGGATCTTTGCGGTGGCGGGCGCGGGGGCGCTGGTGATTACACTCCTGACGGTAAGTTACCAGACCATCAAAGCGGCACTGGTCAATCCGGTCAACAGCCTGCGCAACGAGTAA
- a CDS encoding ABC transporter permease: MSHTSPIPPRLAERFLCWFLRDELVEEVQGDLEEAFYVRLEQTSLFRARLHYWYQVFRYVRPFAMRPFFSLHPLFLLMFRHNFLLTFRTFKRYKGSFIINLIGLSTGLACALLIFLWVQDERSVDKFHANDARLYQLMENVQEAGGILTRQTTSGPMAEGMVREFPEVEQAIRANADYKFVSTYTLSVGDQDLKAEGMYADSNFFNLFSFRLLQGDGHQVLAGKNHIVLSESLARSLFAHPEEAVGKLVEWQHEKQLLVAGIYEDPPAQSSLQFDFLMPLTFFLEDNPWVEQWGNTGLQTYVLLRENTDVEQLNRKLAGYVTAKTEGNITHRTPFLTRYSDVYLHGQYENGVQAGGRIAYVRLFSVIAGFILLIACINFMNLSTARASRRLKEVGIKKVVGAHRGALISQHLGESVWMALLSLGVALLLVALVLPQFNDLTEKQLHLSFDVPLVLTLLGVVLLTGVLAGSYPALYLSSFHPATVLKGKLSNLTGEVWVRKGLVVFQFTLSIILIVAVWVVYRQIQFVQTQNLGYDKENILLFRRDGPLANVEKLQALLTELNRTPGVLAASSSEHDLTGHNGGTYGLQWPGKDPNDKTEFERMAVNYGLIEMLGMSMKEGRSFSEEFGAEQDKIIFNEAAIEFMGLDEPVGKVIQLWGENKEIIGVVKDFHFDSFREEIKPAFFRLSPESTGNILVKLAPGQEQNTLATLEKLYQTFNPGFTFDYRFLDQDYQALYAAEQRVSSLSKYFAGIAVLISCLGLFGLAAFTAERRTKEIGIRKVLGASDLGIVYLLSSDFTRMVLIAIVLALPISYFLAQRWLSGFAFSIDLHWWYFAGAGLVALLVAWFTVGLQTVKAALMNPVDGLRSE, translated from the coding sequence TTGTCCCACACGTCCCCCATACCGCCCCGACTGGCCGAGCGCTTTCTGTGCTGGTTTCTGCGCGACGAACTCGTTGAAGAAGTGCAGGGCGATCTGGAGGAAGCGTTTTACGTCCGGCTCGAACAGACCTCGTTGTTCCGCGCGCGCCTCCACTACTGGTACCAGGTGTTTCGTTACGTCCGGCCATTCGCGATGCGGCCTTTTTTCTCCCTCCATCCCCTCTTTCTGCTTATGTTCCGACACAATTTTCTGCTGACGTTTCGCACGTTCAAGCGCTACAAAGGCTCCTTCATCATCAACCTGATCGGTCTCTCGACCGGACTGGCCTGTGCCCTGCTTATTTTCCTGTGGGTACAAGACGAACGGAGCGTCGACAAGTTCCACGCCAACGATGCGCGTCTGTATCAACTCATGGAAAACGTCCAGGAGGCAGGCGGCATCCTCACCCGACAGACGACCTCGGGGCCGATGGCGGAGGGGATGGTGCGGGAATTTCCTGAAGTCGAGCAAGCCATCCGGGCCAATGCCGATTACAAATTCGTGAGCACCTATACCCTGTCGGTCGGTGATCAGGATCTCAAGGCGGAAGGCATGTATGCGGATTCCAACTTCTTTAACCTCTTTTCTTTCCGGCTGTTGCAGGGCGATGGGCATCAGGTACTCGCCGGGAAAAATCATATCGTGCTTTCGGAATCGCTGGCCCGGAGCCTGTTTGCGCACCCCGAAGAGGCCGTCGGCAAGCTGGTGGAGTGGCAACACGAAAAACAACTGCTGGTGGCCGGGATTTACGAAGATCCCCCCGCGCAGTCGTCGCTGCAATTCGACTTTCTGATGCCCCTGACGTTCTTTCTGGAAGACAACCCCTGGGTCGAACAATGGGGCAACACGGGCCTTCAGACGTACGTGCTGCTGCGCGAAAACACAGACGTCGAGCAACTGAACCGGAAACTGGCGGGCTACGTCACGGCCAAAACGGAAGGCAACATCACCCACCGCACTCCTTTCCTCACCCGCTACTCTGACGTCTACCTGCACGGTCAGTACGAGAACGGGGTTCAGGCCGGCGGGCGCATCGCGTACGTGCGCCTGTTTTCCGTCATCGCGGGCTTTATTCTGCTGATCGCCTGCATCAATTTTATGAACCTCTCGACCGCCCGGGCGTCGCGCCGGCTCAAAGAGGTAGGCATCAAAAAGGTGGTGGGTGCGCATCGCGGAGCGCTGATTTCGCAGCACCTGGGCGAATCGGTCTGGATGGCACTGTTGTCGCTGGGCGTGGCCCTGCTGCTGGTGGCCCTGGTCCTGCCTCAGTTCAACGACCTCACCGAGAAACAACTTCACCTGTCGTTCGATGTTCCGCTGGTGCTCACGCTGCTGGGCGTGGTGCTGCTCACCGGCGTGCTGGCCGGCAGCTACCCGGCCCTCTACCTTTCCAGTTTCCATCCGGCGACGGTCCTGAAAGGCAAATTGAGCAACCTGACCGGAGAAGTCTGGGTACGCAAAGGGCTGGTGGTGTTTCAGTTTACGCTCTCCATCATCCTGATCGTGGCCGTGTGGGTCGTTTACCGGCAAATCCAGTTTGTCCAGACACAAAATTTAGGTTACGACAAAGAGAACATTCTGTTGTTCAGGCGCGACGGCCCGTTGGCGAACGTAGAAAAGCTCCAGGCCCTTCTGACCGAACTCAACCGCACGCCGGGCGTCCTGGCCGCCTCCAGCTCCGAGCACGACCTGACCGGTCACAACGGCGGCACCTACGGGCTTCAGTGGCCGGGCAAAGATCCGAACGATAAAACGGAATTTGAGCGCATGGCCGTCAACTACGGGCTGATTGAGATGCTGGGCATGTCGATGAAAGAGGGGCGCTCGTTTTCGGAGGAGTTTGGGGCCGAACAGGACAAAATCATCTTCAACGAAGCGGCCATCGAATTTATGGGCCTCGACGAACCGGTCGGCAAGGTGATTCAACTCTGGGGGGAAAACAAGGAGATCATCGGGGTGGTGAAAGACTTCCATTTCGACTCGTTCCGCGAGGAAATCAAACCGGCCTTTTTCCGGCTTTCGCCCGAATCGACGGGGAACATTCTGGTGAAACTCGCACCCGGTCAGGAACAAAATACCCTCGCCACGCTGGAAAAGCTTTACCAGACGTTCAACCCCGGATTCACGTTCGACTACCGCTTTCTGGACCAGGACTACCAGGCGCTCTACGCCGCCGAACAACGGGTGTCGTCGCTCTCGAAATACTTCGCGGGCATCGCCGTCCTGATTTCCTGCCTCGGGCTGTTCGGGCTGGCCGCCTTTACCGCCGAGCGCCGCACCAAAGAGATCGGCATTCGCAAAGTGCTGGGCGCGTCCGACCTCGGCATTGTCTACCTGCTGTCGAGCGATTTCACCCGCATGGTCCTCATCGCCATCGTCCTCGCCCTGCCCATCAGCTACTTCCTGGCCCAGCGCTGGCTGAGCGGCTTCGCGTTCAGCATCGACCTGCACTGGTGGTACTTCGCCGGCGCCGGGCTGGTGGCCTTGCTGGTGGCCTGGTTCACCGTGGGTTTACAGACCGTCAAAGCCGCCCTGATGAATCCGGTCGATGGCCTCCGCAGCGAGTAA
- a CDS encoding TonB-dependent receptor, with product MRFLIPFLFLTTFSAVCQSLTQTVRGRITDAETQAPLVGANVLLLDGNPEQPKGTVTDTEGYYRLEGVPVGRHAFRFTYLGYEEDVRQNVIVGSAKEVILNSSLREAITTMAEVEVKAAGVGEVQNEMATVSARAFTVDETERYAGSRGDPARMASNFAGVQGADDSRNDIVIRGNSPQGVLWQLEGVPIPNPNHFNIPGTAGGPVTILNNKVLANSDFFTGAFPAQYGNAIAGVFDLKFRNGNNEQHEFSGQLGVLGTELSAEGPLTKNHRSSYLATYRYSTLSLFQALGIDIGTTSVPRYQDLNFRVNFPLKKGGNLALFGLGGLSHVDILISDQKKPVRDLYGQNDRDQYFSSHMGTVGLTYSRPYGTRTFLKATVLTATEGVSAFHELVYRHVDANDNYQVDSLVPLLDYNFRQHKLSGGLLTYHKFGARSTLSVGANLDWYFFHFQDSLRNIVEGTPRYYQFRTRWDAQRSAVLAQPYVQWKYRFSDAWTLNAGVHAQYFSLSGSVSPFEPRLGVQWNLADGQALSLGLGRHSQMQSPYLYFYGQETVDGVPQLHNLKMDFTRSNHAVLSYNRALSRTMRLKAETYYQYLFDIPVTVRPSSFSLVNTGVGFSRFFPDTLQNTGIGRNYGVELTLEKAFSQGYFFLLTGSLFESTYRGSDGIWRDTDFNGNYAANALVTKEFSFKNNSTLQLGTKWTTAGGRRYGPVDLPASEREREVVYVDSLRNSWQIRPYFRVDLRISYRLNRPKVAHEFSLDLVNILDRQNVLNLTYAPNEFDPNASPIREEYQLGFLPLFYYRIDF from the coding sequence ATGCGCTTCCTGATTCCATTTCTCTTTCTCACTACCTTCTCTGCCGTCTGCCAGTCGCTCACCCAAACCGTGCGCGGGCGCATCACCGACGCCGAAACGCAGGCCCCGCTGGTGGGTGCCAACGTACTGTTGCTGGACGGCAATCCGGAACAACCCAAGGGCACGGTCACCGATACGGAGGGCTACTACCGGCTGGAAGGGGTGCCGGTCGGTCGCCACGCGTTCCGTTTCACGTACCTGGGCTACGAAGAAGACGTCAGACAGAACGTAATCGTGGGTTCGGCCAAAGAAGTTATTTTAAATAGTTCGCTGCGCGAAGCCATTACCACCATGGCCGAGGTCGAAGTGAAGGCCGCGGGCGTCGGCGAAGTGCAAAACGAGATGGCCACCGTCTCGGCCCGGGCGTTCACGGTCGACGAAACCGAACGCTACGCGGGCAGCCGGGGCGATCCCGCCCGGATGGCCTCCAACTTCGCGGGGGTGCAGGGGGCCGACGATTCGCGGAACGACATCGTGATCCGGGGCAACTCGCCGCAGGGCGTGCTCTGGCAACTGGAGGGTGTGCCCATTCCCAACCCGAACCACTTCAACATTCCCGGCACGGCGGGCGGCCCCGTCACCATTCTGAACAACAAAGTGCTGGCCAACTCCGATTTTTTCACCGGCGCATTTCCGGCGCAGTACGGCAACGCCATTGCGGGGGTATTCGACCTGAAATTCCGGAACGGCAACAACGAACAACACGAGTTCAGCGGGCAACTGGGCGTGCTGGGCACGGAGCTTTCGGCTGAAGGGCCCCTCACCAAAAACCACCGCTCCTCGTACCTCGCCACCTACCGTTACTCTACGCTGTCGCTGTTCCAGGCGCTGGGCATCGACATCGGCACAACGTCTGTGCCCCGCTACCAGGACCTGAACTTCCGCGTCAATTTTCCGCTGAAGAAGGGCGGCAACCTCGCGCTGTTCGGGCTGGGCGGCCTTTCGCACGTCGACATCCTGATTTCCGATCAGAAGAAACCGGTGCGCGACCTCTACGGACAAAACGACCGCGACCAGTACTTTTCGTCGCACATGGGCACGGTGGGCCTTACGTACTCGCGCCCCTACGGTACGCGCACCTTCCTGAAAGCCACGGTCTTGACGGCGACCGAAGGGGTCAGCGCATTTCACGAACTGGTCTACCGGCACGTCGATGCCAACGACAATTACCAGGTCGATTCGCTGGTGCCGCTGCTCGACTACAATTTCCGGCAACACAAGCTGTCGGGCGGCCTGCTGACCTACCACAAATTCGGCGCCCGCAGCACGTTGAGCGTCGGCGCGAACCTCGACTGGTACTTCTTTCATTTTCAGGACAGCCTCCGCAACATTGTGGAAGGCACGCCGCGCTATTACCAGTTCCGCACGCGATGGGACGCCCAGCGGAGTGCCGTGCTGGCGCAGCCGTACGTGCAGTGGAAATACCGTTTCTCCGACGCCTGGACGCTGAATGCAGGTGTACACGCGCAGTATTTTTCGCTCAGCGGCAGCGTATCGCCGTTCGAGCCACGGCTGGGCGTGCAATGGAACCTGGCCGACGGGCAAGCGCTTTCGCTGGGGCTGGGCCGGCACAGCCAGATGCAGTCACCCTACCTCTATTTTTACGGCCAGGAAACCGTAGACGGCGTGCCGCAACTCCACAACCTGAAGATGGATTTTACGCGGAGCAACCACGCCGTACTGAGCTACAACCGCGCCCTGAGCCGGACCATGCGCCTGAAAGCCGAGACGTATTACCAGTACCTGTTCGACATTCCGGTTACAGTACGGCCTTCGTCGTTTTCGCTGGTCAACACGGGGGTGGGCTTCAGCCGCTTTTTCCCCGACACGCTGCAAAATACCGGCATCGGGCGGAACTATGGCGTGGAACTGACGCTGGAAAAAGCGTTCAGTCAGGGCTATTTCTTCCTGCTTACCGGATCGCTGTTTGAATCCACCTACCGGGGCAGCGACGGCATCTGGCGCGACACCGACTTCAACGGCAACTACGCGGCCAACGCCCTCGTCACCAAAGAGTTCAGCTTTAAAAACAATTCTACCCTGCAACTGGGCACCAAGTGGACCACCGCCGGCGGACGCCGCTACGGCCCGGTCGACCTGCCCGCCTCAGAACGCGAGCGCGAAGTGGTATACGTCGATTCCCTGCGCAACTCCTGGCAGATCCGGCCGTATTTTCGGGTAGATTTGCGCATCAGCTACCGCCTGAATCGCCCCAAAGTGGCCCACGAATTTTCGCTAGACCTGGTCAACATCCTCGACCGACAGAACGTGCTCAACCTCACCTACGCCCCGAACGAATTCGATCCGAACGCCTCGCCCATTCGCGAAGAGTACCAACTCGGGTTCCTGCCCCTGTTCTACTACCGCATCGATTTTTAA
- a CDS encoding ankyrin repeat domain-containing protein, whose amino-acid sequence MSKLNTYIFASDLINAQRLLDAGVDINTKSNHNTYPIVAAIESAHPKNLEFVIINGADVNIDGGFPLAVAIDGCIDGMLQNRRSAPYPEALQMVGILLANGADLEIINDQHERPVDVIAAYATGSKHFFESLKTIFRPIIHDIDKLLVFKEDFS is encoded by the coding sequence ATGAGCAAGCTGAATACCTATATTTTTGCGTCAGACCTAATCAACGCCCAGCGATTACTTGACGCAGGTGTTGATATCAATACAAAGAGTAATCACAACACTTACCCCATCGTCGCAGCCATAGAAAGCGCTCATCCTAAAAACCTTGAATTTGTGATCATTAATGGTGCCGATGTGAATATTGACGGAGGCTTTCCCTTAGCCGTAGCGATTGATGGTTGTATTGATGGCATGCTCCAGAATAGAAGAAGTGCCCCTTATCCGGAAGCGCTGCAAATGGTGGGCATTCTGCTTGCTAACGGTGCCGATCTGGAAATCATAAATGATCAACATGAACGCCCAGTGGATGTAATCGCTGCTTATGCTACAGGCTCGAAGCATTTCTTTGAATCACTCAAAACTATTTTTCGGCCGATCATCCACGACATAGACAAATTACTTGTTTTCAAGGAAGACTTTTCATGA
- a CDS encoding maleylpyruvate isomerase N-terminal domain-containing protein, with product MIQTLAPIAHIDRMLIDLLRSLQAEDWNRQTLAPLWTVKDVALHLLDGNIRGISMSKDQFFGITPPEIRSYQDLVGFLNALNADWIKATRRISPRLLISLLESTNAEYHAHLASLDPDADALFAVGWAGEDTSPNWFHIAREYTEKWHHQQQIRVAVGQDDALLREELYTPLLETFMRALPHHYRNVAAPAGTVLQFSVEGIAPAWWLRKASEGWVLMDRVETSPQSRVLLPRGLAWRIFTKAVPRAEALSRLQIEGDVRLGQEIVGMLSVMA from the coding sequence ATGATCCAGACCCTCGCCCCGATTGCTCACATCGACCGGATGTTGATTGACCTGCTGCGGTCGTTGCAAGCCGAGGACTGGAATCGGCAGACCCTGGCGCCCCTCTGGACGGTGAAAGACGTGGCGTTGCATTTGCTGGACGGGAACATCCGGGGCATTTCGATGTCGAAAGATCAGTTTTTCGGGATTACGCCGCCGGAAATCCGTTCGTATCAGGATCTGGTGGGCTTTCTGAATGCGTTGAATGCCGACTGGATCAAGGCGACCCGGCGAATCAGCCCGCGCCTGCTCATTTCCCTGCTGGAAAGCACCAACGCGGAATACCACGCGCACCTGGCCTCGCTCGACCCGGACGCGGATGCACTTTTTGCGGTCGGCTGGGCCGGCGAAGACACCTCACCCAACTGGTTTCACATTGCCCGGGAATACACCGAAAAGTGGCACCACCAGCAACAGATTCGGGTGGCCGTCGGGCAAGACGACGCGCTGCTCAGGGAGGAACTCTACACACCGCTTCTCGAGACATTCATGCGGGCGCTACCGCACCACTACCGAAACGTAGCGGCTCCGGCGGGTACCGTGCTCCAGTTTAGCGTCGAAGGCATTGCCCCCGCCTGGTGGCTACGGAAAGCGTCCGAGGGCTGGGTATTGATGGATCGGGTCGAAACTTCCCCACAGAGTCGCGTGCTACTGCCGCGCGGACTGGCGTGGCGCATTTTTACGAAGGCCGTTCCCCGCGCCGAAGCCCTCTCTCGTCTGCAAATTGAAGGCGATGTCCGGCTCGGGCAGGAGATTGTCGGCATGCTTTCTGTCATGGCATAG